The genomic stretch CGCCACGAAAAGACTCGTGCCATCCGAAGTCACATGCATTGGAATATGAAATCTCGCAAAGGCTCCCTTTGCATCCGTATCACCAGAAGGGCAAGAGGTAGAATAGCAACCTTGATCAATCGAATCCGGTCCAGCAATCGTGATCACTTGCTTGTCTGAAATGCTGATTCTTCTAATATTATGATTATTATAATCCGTAACATATAGATAGGTTCCATCTGAGGTAATTCCGTAAGGAATCCTAAACTCTGCAGCAACACCAATTCCATCCACATAGCCTAAGGTACCGGAACCTGCAAAAGTGCTTACTACTCTTGATGAGATTTCTATTTTACGAATTGTATAGTTGAGCGAGTCTGTTACGTAAAGATTGGTTCCATCTGTGGTTACGCTAGTAGGACCATTAAAGGACGCGGCAGCTCCCGTTGCATTTGTATTTCCTGAATATCCAGCCCCCGCGAATGTATATACCGCACTACTAGAAAGCACCAACCTGCGGATCTTATTATTTCCCCAATCTGCTATATAAAGGTAGGTTCCATCTGTAGCAAGACCCATGGGAACGTTGAAAGATGCGGTAAGTCCGACCGCATCCACATCCCCGTACATTCCAGTTCCGGCGAGCGTGGTCACTTGCCTTGTTGCAATCTCAATCTTGCGAATTTTGTAATTATAGGTATCTGAAACATATAGATAGGTGCCGTCGGTTGTGATCCCTCCTGGCATATTGAAAGACGCGTCTGTCCCAACCGCATCCGAGCTACCGTAGGCACCAGAACCTGCGAACGTGCTTACTTCTCCAGTCGCAATAACTATCTTACGGATCTTATTATTACTTTGGTCGGCTACATAGAGATTGGCCCCGTCAGTTGTAAGCGAATATGGTTCGTAAAATGATGCAGAGGTTCCTGTCCCTTCCCCACTCCCAGAACTTCCTGTACCGGCAAAAGTACTGACTTCTCCCGTCAATTCTAAAGGACATGATATAGAGCCACCGACGATCCGTGCATTCGGACAAGAAGATTGAACTCCCGAAGCGAGCAAAAGCATTGAAGAAGAATCGCCTGAGCCGGGCGAACAAGAAAGTAATAGGAGAAGAAGAATCCCCAAGATAGCACGAAAATACGTTTGAACAAACTGTATCATAAATTATTTATTTACTAATCCTTAAAGTAAGGACTTTGACCTTATTTTTATACGTTCCTTGAAGCGAAACGTCTTATAATTTCATATCCTAAATAGAATAATTACGGTCAAAAATATCCGATCTAAGAGAAAAAAGAGGATTGTATTTACAATATTTTAATACAGCTTCGCTTGCTCTAATCGAAAGCAAATCGACCTAATTCCAATCATTCCCCCCATCCATTTTTTAAAATCGCGAAGAGTGTTTCTAAAGTTTTATGAGGACGAGAAGAATCGCTCGCCCTATAGAATGCATCCAATATAAAATGTGCAATGGATTGCGCCTCTACCTCGCCCAATTTCGCCTTTGCCTCTTTTTGAAGAACTTTCGCAAGAGAGCTCTCGTATCTCATCGTGATTTGTCTTTCATAAAGAGAAAGCTCCGGGGTCGACTTGATAAAACTCCTGAATTCTCTTACAAGCTTGCGATTCATAGAATTGATTGCAGGATTCTTTAATCCGAAATCAAGGAGTGCATCAAGTATCGAAACTCCCTTTTTTCGAGAGGAAACCGCATGCAGCAATCTCTCTTCCCTTTCGATATCTTCATCAAAGACAAGAGATTCCTTATTCGGAAAATAGTTAAACAAGGTCGGCACCGAAACATTGGCGAGTTTAGCTATTTGAGCCGTTGTAACCTCATGATAGCCCTTTTCCATAAAGAGCTGGGTTGCCAAATCTGAGATTGCTTTGCGGGTTTGTTCCTTTTTTTGCTCTCTTAGTCCCAAAATTGTAAATTCCTTTTAAAATTTCAAAAATTTATGATAAAAAATTTAATTGACTTAAATTTTTTAGTCAATTAAAAAATAAAGATCTACGTCTTATATTTAAAAAGGGGATCCAAATATGAACCAAACAAATCACACTCCAATCGCAATCATTGGCGCCGGACTAGGAGGCTTAACTCTTGCTCGAGTCCTACATGTTCATGGCATTAAATCTACGATCTATGAAGCCGAGGCTTCAGAACATGCGAGAACCCAGGGAGGGATGCTCGATATTCACGAAGACAATGGACAGTTAGCACTCAAAGCGGCAGACCTGTTTGAAGAATTTCTCGACATCATTCACGCCGGAGGGCAAGCGACTCGGTTACTCGACAAGGAGGGAAATATCCTATTCGACGAGTCAGACGATGGAACAGGCGGGAGACCGGAAGTATTGCGAGGGGATCTTCGACAGATTCTTATCAACTCCCTTCCTACTGATACAATCCAATGGGGACACAAAGTCAAAGAGACATCTTCACTTGGTGACGGACACCATTTATTAACCTTTGCTAACGGCCTATCAGTTACTACTGACCTACTCGTGGGCGCCGATGGCGCTTGGTCGAGAGTTCGTCCACTTGTTTCCGAAGCAAAGCCTGTGTACACCGGGACTTCATTCATCGAGACCTATCTTTTTGACAGTGACAACCGTCATAAAGCAAGTGCAGAAATTGTTGGAAGTGGCGCGTTATTCGCTCTTGCACCTGAGAAGGGAATTGTAACCCACCGTGAAACCAACGGAGTACTCCACACTTACGTGGCCTTAAGCAAACCTAAGGACTGGATCGAGAAAATAGATTTCTCTGATCCTGCTAAAGCCTTAGTAAATGTTGCGGACGAATTTAATGACTGGGCTCCTGAATTAAGAGCTCTTATCGCAGAAGGTGAAACGGCTGCGCCTCGCCCAGTTCATTCCCTTCCCGCCAATCACAAATGGACTCGCGTGCCTGGAGTAACATTACTCGGCGATGCGGCACATTTGATGGCACCGTCCGGAGAAGGAGCTAATTTAGCAATGTATGATGGAGCAGAACTTGGGAAGGCAATCGCAGCTCACCCTGGTGATATAGAAGCTGCCTTGCTAGTCTACGAAAAAGAGCTCTTCACTCGCAGTGCATCTGCTGCCATAGACGCAGAGGTAATCTTCAAAGCTTGCTATGGAGATAACGCACCGGAAAGCTTACTGGAGTTTTTTAAAAACGTCGAGCCAGCAAATTGAATCAACCGGTATTTAAGAGTCGATGAGTCTTAATTATAAAAATGATTCTTGGTTCCGATCTTTTTTATCAGTTTTCTCATCGGCTCATATTCTGGATCAATTGCCTTCAAGCGATCCAGAAGGTATTTAGCTCTCTCGTGTTCTCCTGCTAAATAGTAGATCTTTGTTAGATTCATCAAACTTTTCCGACTATTTGGATAACGAAAATGATAGCATTCTCCTAGATCAGCTGCAAGTTCCAGATTGTTGATCTTACGATTGCTGATAGATGCGATTAGAAAAAGATTATCATTATCCGGGAAATGGTGAATCTGCTCCTGCGCTATTCTAGCAGCAGTTGCAAAATCTCTCTGTTCAAAAGCTTGCCTAAGAGCGAGATGATTCGTTCGAACATCTTTTTTGTCACTATCAGAGAGTTCCGCCTCCTTCTTATCTTCAACATTATACGAAATACTCATTAAGCTAAGATCATCTGTAAGATCTCCTTGTTCTATAAGGAAATCCTTTATTTCAAGTAAGTCCCCTCTGCCTTTTCGGACAGCCTTTAGAAAAAGTTCGATATCACCATTTATTTCAGGCAGCCCAGTTTCAGGTTTTCTTATGGATATATCGTCCCGTCCGTCAGAACCAATCAGGATCATATCTCCAGGCTTTAGAAGGAATGTCTTCAATGTAAAAACATTCTCAATTCGATGAGCATCGCTTCCTTCTTGTATAATACGATCGATAATTGGCATGCCAAGTTTACGAATATAAAGTTCTTCCTCTAGGTAACGTGCGTCGCCATCCCGATAAAGAACTGTCCAAGGATGCTCCGCGTTAATGTAATAGAGAAAGCCTCTCTCTTCGTCGACTAATCCGAAGACGATCGACATAAACATAGAACCATCAAAGGATTCGAAAATTTTCTGAAAGTCCAAGTAGCATGCTTTAATCCATTGCTCCGGATATTGATGCTGGTATTTCTTTGCTTTGGCCCTCGAAAGGCAGACTCGAAAAACGCTACCCATGATGATAGCTCCTGCGGCCCCCTGAAGCGATTTCCCCATTGCATCGCCGTTCAGGAAAGTGGTGTAATTTTTTC from Leptospira semungkisensis encodes the following:
- a CDS encoding TetR/AcrR family transcriptional regulator; its protein translation is MGLREQKKEQTRKAISDLATQLFMEKGYHEVTTAQIAKLANVSVPTLFNYFPNKESLVFDEDIEREERLLHAVSSRKKGVSILDALLDFGLKNPAINSMNRKLVREFRSFIKSTPELSLYERQITMRYESSLAKVLQKEAKAKLGEVEAQSIAHFILDAFYRASDSSRPHKTLETLFAILKNGWGE
- a CDS encoding PP2C family protein-serine/threonine phosphatase — encoded protein: MLVPIWSFTYWLYDLYLAAIIPLIYSACGLLTLLYYWWRGPAGFHLFMITCFGLYFILPPILQGALGGYQNASGVILWMFPVVIATFIYQGARSAFYWGTAFMLVVVGSVFSPKLIGNPSGHRLPEQLIDIFYALNIVAIGGIVSMTVYYLITTISRKSNQLTAALGEVTKAKEMQEQDYFLISYLSNPLSQIKEHSGSVKVESLIEQRKKFYYKNQIHEIGGDICISDRITLRGKNYTTFLNGDAMGKSLQGAAGAIIMGSVFRVCLSRAKAKKYQHQYPEQWIKACYLDFQKIFESFDGSMFMSIVFGLVDEERGFLYYINAEHPWTVLYRDGDARYLEEELYIRKLGMPIIDRIIQEGSDAHRIENVFTLKTFLLKPGDMILIGSDGRDDISIRKPETGLPEINGDIELFLKAVRKGRGDLLEIKDFLIEQGDLTDDLSLMSISYNVEDKKEAELSDSDKKDVRTNHLALRQAFEQRDFATAARIAQEQIHHFPDNDNLFLIASISNRKINNLELAADLGECYHFRYPNSRKSLMNLTKIYYLAGEHERAKYLLDRLKAIDPEYEPMRKLIKKIGTKNHFYN
- a CDS encoding FAD-dependent oxidoreductase, translated to MNQTNHTPIAIIGAGLGGLTLARVLHVHGIKSTIYEAEASEHARTQGGMLDIHEDNGQLALKAADLFEEFLDIIHAGGQATRLLDKEGNILFDESDDGTGGRPEVLRGDLRQILINSLPTDTIQWGHKVKETSSLGDGHHLLTFANGLSVTTDLLVGADGAWSRVRPLVSEAKPVYTGTSFIETYLFDSDNRHKASAEIVGSGALFALAPEKGIVTHRETNGVLHTYVALSKPKDWIEKIDFSDPAKALVNVADEFNDWAPELRALIAEGETAAPRPVHSLPANHKWTRVPGVTLLGDAAHLMAPSGEGANLAMYDGAELGKAIAAHPGDIEAALLVYEKELFTRSASAAIDAEVIFKACYGDNAPESLLEFFKNVEPAN